The DNA window gtttgaaagacactgaTATATCTGAATTGCATTGTTTCTTATCTCAGAATTATTATCTGCTTTGAACTGTAGTGGATATGGCAGACTGCAAATCATTGTATTAAACTCCTTGTTGCTTTGCTCATACTACAAGGTGGTCATACAAAGAGCTCTACCCTAATCCCATTTTGATAAACAGTTTATCTCCTTATTACTTCCTGCTTTTATTGTGCAACTATGTCACAATGTGGGGAACACAATGATCCAGAAATAGCAGGGCTTGTGTGCAAAGAATGctttaaacaaaaagaaaaaaaatgaggaGTGGAGGAAACAATAACACTATGCAAAGACACAACTTTCCACTGGGTAGCTGAGCTGGCACTCTTGACAAAAGAAAAAGCTTCAGGTTACTGGTGAGCACACACAAGCCCAACCACCACCATCCACgtcatcagcataaaaaaaacttttgaCAGATTGACTAAAGTCAAGCCAATTTCAAAAATGCTATGAACATACTGGGATTTGGTGGAAAAATTTGAAAAGTCAATCCAAAAACCCCCACTTCTGATTGCCAATCAGTTCTTAGTCCATATATTCCAAAGCAATGTTTCATGGTACATAAACCACTTCCTCAGGGCAAAATGAACTTTGCACTAACACTAAAACAAATGATGGCGTGGTGTGCATAGGTTAAACCTCATGTGAGTAACAATGCTTACTTAGTCTGTAACAGTATTCTTTTAATCTGTGTTGCTTGCAGTTTAGTCCTATCTCTCTCTGACTTGTGTACAACTGCCATTAAGCTCTTATTGTTTTTGAGTGAACTATTGGCTTGCCATTAAATAACACTTCATTTGACCACActagttaccatattttttgctccataagacgcaccttactataagacgcatcctagatttagaggaggaaaacaagaaaaaaaccaaattctctctgccaggctctgtaccctatcCCACCCCTCTGGTAGTTTAGTGATAGgttgggacagggcacagggcgggcagggacagggcacagagcaggcaggcctagtggcctagtgacaggcaggcaggccccataacCCCACGTGCCCCCCCATATCTTAAATCATCCATGTactcccagtaccttttttaatcatcccccatacctttaatcatccccccttgtacctttttaatcatatcccccttCTGTACTTTTAATGATAGCCCctcttgtatctttttaatcatatcccccctttgtatctttataaagaaaaacatacctttttttaattcttccctccctccctccctcgatgGCTGTATCATTTCCCGGCAGCAGGCGCAAGAGTCAGGAGCACGGCAGTCAGGCCCAAGCTTTACATGCTCCCTCTTGGGCCCACgccactttctgaatggctggcagcagttctcgcgagtctcatgcatattcattgtggaatcttgaaaacccaactggattgtggcccttgaggaccgtggTTGCCCATCCCTGATCTAAATTTCCAGTCAGGATCTAATAAGAACATagaaattgccgctgctgggtaagaccagtggtccatcgtgcccagcaatccgctcacgcggcagcccttaagtcaaagaccagtgccctaactgagattatttatttatttaattttctataccattctctcaggagaactcagaatggtttacatgagtttattctagtactcaagtatttttccctgactgtcccggcgggctcaaaatctatctaatgtacctggggcaatggagggattaagtgacttgcccagggtcacaaggagcagcatgggtagctttaaccactgcaccacactctccccactagCTTTAACTGCGTAcgatctggttcagcaggaacttgtctttttcttgaatccctggagggtgttttcctctattattgaaccactctctggttgaagaacaacttccttacgtttgtacggaatctatccccttttaactttagagagtgccctttcgttctctctaccttggagagggtgaacaacctgtctttatctactaagtctattcccttcattatcttgaacgtttcgatcatgtcccctctcagtctcctcttttcaagggagaagaggcccagtttctctaatctctcactgtacggcaaccattttagtcgctcttctctggaccttctttatgcacggcgaccagtgctggatgtagtattccaagtgagggcataccatggtccggtacagtggTATGATAATGTTCTCcgatctgttcttgatccccttcttaatcattcctagcattctgtttgccctatttgctgctgtcgcacattgcgcagacggcttcattgacttgtcgaccagtactcccaagtctctttcctgggggggtctctccaagtactgcaccggactgCCTGTATTCGTGTAAAACATTTTTGttgccgacatgcatcaccttacacttatccacgtaaaacctcatttgccatgtcgcggcccatttcttgagagtgtttatgtcacgttgcaggtctttggaatcctcctgcgtcttcattacgctgaataacttcgtattgtctgcaaatttaatcacctcactcgttgtactaattttgaagagcacgggtccaagcatggGGATGATGCGGCACTTGTACCGGCGGGCCAGCTTTAGAGGAAATTTgaaattgtctggcgggccagagtttgacatgtctggtgTAAAACCACCACAGTTTTTCTCCACAGATCGCCAATGTGGCCCAAAAGTTATGCATTATGAGAACACATGATCAACAATGCTCGTCTGCCTGATCTCTGCCCcagagcttttaaaaaaaaattggcttccttATTCTATTCCAGCCGAAGTAGGTAGAAACTGAGATCCCCTTTTTTCCCCAAATAAAGTATCATGGATTAAAATAATTGTTAATGTTGAAGTGCCATGTTTGGAAAAGTACTTCACAAAGTTTCCAGCATCACCCATTGGGACAAACAAACCAAACTTTTATTGGGCTCTGACTCAATGGCGCCTGTCAAAGCGTTTGTTCCATTCTGACGCTGCATCTACGTCACACAAGCATTCTCCAGCTGTTTCTGTCACTGTCTCTCCCCACAACCTATCTTGCTGGTTGCCTCCCACCTCCTCGTCTTTCCCCGCCATCCCCAGCGCTCCCTTGGACCCTATGCCCCAGATCCCTCGCTTTAGCCAGTCCCGAAGGAAAGCGGAGCGGCGAGAGCCCGAAAAGGGCGGGTACCTGGTACTCGGACAGCAGCTCCTTGGACAGCTGGCTGCCTGCGGCTCCCATTGCCCCGAGCCTGGCAAAGAAACTTTCGGCCACGCCCTCAGAGGCAGGACGGAAACTTCCTACGCAACCTTCCGCCCTGACGTCACCGTCTCCCCGGTAACAGGTGTATTTGCATGGGTGGGAGCGCGCTCCCTCCTCGCCTTCGCGAGCTCCGCCTCGAGGCCGCAAGTAAAGCAAATAGCGGGCGCGTGGGCTTGAAACATTGGGGGCTAGGGCGCATTTTAATTAGAGACGCTCTGACTGACGCCCGTCAAACGACACAAAAGATGACAAGAAGTAACAACACAGACGCGTGGTTGCTGCCAGCTTTAGGGACGCGAAGTAGGGTGACTTTAGACGAGACATGTTTCGGTAAACTGTATTTGCCCCTTAGGGGCACCTTTGGTTGGGGCTTTAATTCAACTTAATGTAGAGGCATGACGGGCACGCACGTGATGCTAACGTAAGAATGGTATTGGCTGCGGGGGCGCGTGACGAAGACGGAAGTAGAACGTGCTCCTTTCGGCCGGCAGGTGAGAGCTCTTCTCGTTTGGTTCCCCTCTAATTGAACTGAGTACATTCTTGCCATTGCAGGTTAAGGCATAAATCCTAACCAGAAACTTTATACTACTTTGTGCAGCTAAAATCTCTGTTGGCTAAATATGGGCCCCTTGTACAAAGGTGCGGTACTGATGCTCCCGTGGCAAAGAGTAACTTGGTCCTctggggcccaatattcagctggtagcCATTGACGTTTTCTTGCCCATTGTTGACtttatgcctggaaattcaatgctgggctaccTCCATCAATTAttgatttatataccacttatattctaagtggtttacatttaggtacttatcatattttcctatctgtctctgcgggctcaaactctatctagtgtacctggagcaatgagggattaagtgacttgtccaggatcacaagaagcagcgagGCATTTACAcctacaacctcggggtgctaaggctgtagctctaaccactgcaccacacactccaggGTTACAGAACAggtgctaactggacattttcagctaCACTAACCGGTCAAGTGCAGCTGAATATGACTGGCTAGCCCCCAAAAagtatttaactggccaggagccatttctggcaggTAAAATCACTCTGAATACCAATCCTTTGGTGTTGCTGAATGCATGTGAAGGATTGATATTTAGAGTGATTTTCTAGCGATCATACTGAGACAGGTTTGTGCAGTCTCCATTCCACTCTCTTGTCCACACATTAATCTCCTAAGTAGTTTGCCAGACACAGCCCTAGAGCTGCTCATACTATGTTCCCCATACCTGGGATGTTGTTGATAAACtggggctcatttttaaagcaCTTAGATATacaaggctagattcactaagtccactgatcaagtcccgaccacttagcgaccccaacccaattcactaaacttcCTCCCGCACCCGATCTGATCCGATCCATgcaggcaggcagcaattcactaaaaaaaaaaaaaaaaaaagaggaacaccgactgggcaactgctgaggactagtTGCACACGTCCCTGCTGTCTCTCCTGCTccatgccgccctgaaatcccagccaactTCTACCAGCCCTGCTCCATTTAGCTCTCTGCTTCCTCCATGCTATCTAACCGCAATCCTGCTCTGCCACCAGCTCTGCTTCCTGCTCAAAAAACTCTCCTCTTTGCCGTGATTCTCCTGCCGCTATTctccctctcctgctctctgctcttccctccaagtttcaagtttattaaaaacgctaatcataaattctaagcattttacaataaaaaatttaatttaaaaaggggtccagttaacaaactattaatgacataacattacttacatgaaacaataggataatggggagaaatacaatttgaaagaaagagagaacaattagGGATAATAACATAgtgaaagagaaaaaataaatttttgtatagAAAATGAATTTTTGCATTGAAAATGAGCTAGAAAAGTCCCATAGACCAATTAACAGTCATATGCGTCTTTAAGTAAAAAAGCTTTTGAGGCCACCCTTGAATTTATCCAAATTCTGTTCAGACCTTAAATATGATGGTAACGAATTCCATTTATTGGGGCTATTGTTGCAAAAGAAGAAGCCCTACGGCTCTCTGCTGTGATTCtccctctcctactctctgctccTGCTTGCCGCCTTTCCCtacctccctgctctctgccgtgatTCTCCTGCCGCGATTCTCCCTCTCCTGCTTACTGTCCTTCCCTGCagcgtgagcccatggttttaacccgctttaaacccgcgggttaaaaccacgggctcgcgttGTAGGAAAGggcagcagagaacaggagagtcagggcgaagaaaaaaatataaaaaatggacagcaaagtagatggtctgcgcatgtgtcgggatcgcttTCCAGCGATCCATTTCGTCGGTGAAGGGCGTGCCTATGATCACCCTCATTATACATGCAGAGGGTTGGAGAATCGGTCAGCCTGCCTCGGATTGCCCACAGATCGGATAAGATCGGTGGGCTTACTGAatctaataataaaaataattttattcttatataccgccaaagccacaacattttgaggcggtttacagtaagaagcgctggacaatcagctaaaaaaacaatacaaatcacctAAAATGCATACATACAGGATAAAAAGTAAAACAGTGAatccttaggttacaaatcaatCAAACAACAGCGTTttaactgattttctaaaactaaaataggatggaGCATGCATGATAGTATTACCCAACCAGTCAttcagtttacctgcctggaaagcaagagttctgtccaggaatcttttgtaacaacaagcctttattgttgggtaggTAAACATATGGATTCTACGTGTAGGCCTGTTAAGATGATTGAAGAAAAAGTGAGAGACCAAATACGCAGGGGCCAAGCCAAATATTAGTTTAAAGCAAAGACAAGAAAATTcaaacaaaactcttgcttccatcggcagccagtgtaatttttgataatagggactaatatgttcccattttttcaaaccaaaaatcaaacaaactgctgaattttgaataactcagAGTCTTTTAAGAGTTTTCTTGAATGttcctaaataaataataatataatagtcaagcatacttaagatggaagattgaaccagcaaATGGAATGATGctacatcaaaatattttttaatggttctgagtttccattggACCGAGAAACATTTTCTGACTAACAGGTCCTTTTGTTCTTCTAAAATAAGATGTCGGTCCAatgtcactcccaggatttttatggacTAGTCAGTAGGAAAATCCTGACCGTTCAAAAATTTCAATGTGTCTTTAATTTTATCATTTGGGCTTGCCAAAGTACCATAGAAAATGAAACTTTTGTGtgtcttaagtgctttgaaaatgagctccaaaaTGTCAGGGCATGGCCACACATTGGTGAGACTGCTCATTATTGTCTCTGATGTCCATGCTTCTTCAATATACTAAGTTGTTTAGCCTGTTTAGTTGTGAAGTCTCATTTTTCAGTGTGCTGCACAAGAGATTCTTCAGGAGTCTTTGGTGGTGGAGAAGCTAACATGTTGGCTAAAGAAGACTTATGCACTCAGCTTCCTCTGATCACTTAACAAAACCTGATGCATTACAATTACCTATTTGGAATTCTTGTTTACATCTTATGAGTCTTATGGGCTGTGTTATGAAATTTTTATGTTTCAGGTCAAATGCAACTGGACAGAACCAGATGTGGATTGTAATGTCTTTCTAAAATGGCAAGACCACTTGATGCTAGACAAAAACTAAGAAATACTTCTGATTGTTCACCTCGGGAAGGCAAAACCCAAGGAAGGGCTATAAACAAAGCAAACTATGCAGAGCATTTGAAAGGACCTTGGGTGGAAGAATTTGTTTATTCTGAAGAAGAGTTTGTTCTGCCAGGGCGTGAGTGGCAAGGAAGTAAATtggatgagagaaaaaaaatcctcctTTCCAGGTTTGATTTGGCTCTCCAGTCTAACTggaaagagaagatgaggaatggGTTGTTCCGCTATCCCTTGAAGAAGTTACAGACCCGCATCCTTCCTGGCTCTGTTCAATTTGTAGCCCAACTTAACATCCAAAGAGGGATAGAGAGGAGGAAGCCACAGGACATTCAGAGTGTTCAGCAGAGATTTGATCCTCATCAGTTTAACTTCAATAAAATCAAAATGGAGGAAATTTTGTTCCAAATGAGTAGGGCATCAATAAGAAAAGACTCGAGTTCTAATGCAGATTATGAAATCCAAGGTTCTGAGTTAGAGAGAAACTGTTGCCAAAGTCAAGCAGAGTTGCAAACCACGGAGGACAAGGGTTGGAAGCCGGGCAATACCTTACTGGTGATCAATGTGAGTCCCCTTGAGTTTGGGCACATTTTATTTATTCCAGACCCAGCCCTTTGCCTCCCTCAAATTTTAACCCAAGATCTCATCCAGCTGGGGATTGAATCGGTTCTCCTCAGTGCTGATAGAGGTTTTCGGGTTGGATTTAACAGCCTAGGAGGCTTTGCATCTGTTAATCATTTGCATCTTCATGGGTTTTATCTGGACCAGGAACTTCTGATTGAATCAGCCCACAGTGAACCTTTATGTCCTGACATAAACTTTCACCTCCTCTCAGGTTTTCCAGCTCAGGGTTTCCTGTTTTATTCAGATGGGAAGGATCTCGAAATAGTGGCCCGGAACATATGCAAAGTGACCAACTATCTTGTGACAAAAGATATTGCACACAACTTGTTTGTGACTAGGGGCACTTTGTCTAGCCATAATACTGACCCCAAATCTCATGCCAGAATCCGGAT is part of the Geotrypetes seraphini chromosome 14, aGeoSer1.1, whole genome shotgun sequence genome and encodes:
- the GDPGP1 gene encoding GDP-D-glucose phosphorylase 1 — its product is MARPLDARQKLRNTSDCSPREGKTQGRAINKANYAEHLKGPWVEEFVYSEEEFVLPGREWQGSKLDERKKILLSRFDLALQSNWKEKMRNGLFRYPLKKLQTRILPGSVQFVAQLNIQRGIERRKPQDIQSVQQRFDPHQFNFNKIKMEEILFQMSRASIRKDSSSNADYEIQGSELERNCCQSQAELQTTEDKGWKPGNTLLVINVSPLEFGHILFIPDPALCLPQILTQDLIQLGIESVLLSADRGFRVGFNSLGGFASVNHLHLHGFYLDQELLIESAHSEPLCPDINFHLLSGFPAQGFLFYSDGKDLEIVARNICKVTNYLVTKDIAHNLFVTRGTLSSHNTDPKSHARIRIIIWARKSCFGAKEESAFNVALCELSGHLPIKTVEDFHSITEASAITIIQNYLLPDAEFSQLTSQLIALLTV